A stretch of DNA from Pseudomonas sp. HN11:
GCAGGTTGCCCGACATGCCTAAATGGCTGATCAAGGTGCCAACTTCGGCCTTGATCAACAGGTACTTGGCCCGCCGCTCCACCAGCACGATGCGCTGGCCGGACAGGCGTACATCGAGGTCTTCCGGGATCGGCCAGCGCAGGCGCCGCTCACGCACCAACACGCGGCTGACGCGCTGGCCTTCCAAGTGCGGCGCAATACCGCGACGGGTGGTTTCGACTTCGGGTAACTCGGGCATGCGTACCTCTTGAAGAAAGGGTCAGTGAGCGCCCAGCTCGCGGATCGACAACTTCATACTTTCGAAGTCGTAGTCCGACAAGCCCACGTAGTCCAGCACCAGATGGCCGATGGCATTCCACTCATGATCCACCACATGGTTGCCCAGCACGCGATAGGACGAACAGATGTGTTCGGCCATCTTCAGGATCGCCAGCAGGTTTTTCAGCTGCGAATTGCGCGACGACTCATCGCTGAACACCGCCAGGGCGTTGTGGTGGTTGGCGATGGCGTCGGTCACATGCTCCGGCAGGCGCCAGGACTTGGCGGTGTAGTAACCGACCACGGCATGGTTGGTGTTGAACGCGTTGTTCTCGGTGTCGACCACGCGGCAGTCAGGGCCGGCATTGGCGTATGCCTGTTCCAACACCGCCATGTAATTGGGGAAACGCTTGAGCATCAGCGGCACGCCGCAATCGTGGAACAGGCCCAGAGCATAAGCCTCGTCCACCGCCTGGGCGCCGGTGCGCTTG
This window harbors:
- a CDS encoding HDOD domain-containing protein, which produces MPPQPQIMVDLQMEQYMPDPDLEVIARLISQDPGLSGALLKIVNSSYFGLSNKIASIQRAVNLLGSRSIINLINALSIKGEMSDDTIVTLNRFWDTAQDVAMTCLTLAKRTGAQAVDEAYALGLFHDCGVPLMLKRFPNYMAVLEQAYANAGPDCRVVDTENNAFNTNHAVVGYYTAKSWRLPEHVTDAIANHHNALAVFSDESSRNSQLKNLLAILKMAEHICSSYRVLGNHVVDHEWNAIGHLVLDYVGLSDYDFESMKLSIRELGAH